In a single window of the Xylanibacillus composti genome:
- the fliD gene encoding flagellar filament capping protein FliD, which translates to MSFSLSGLASGLDTATLIKQLVELEKQPIYREEARVKTFTSQQSVFRNINTKLMTLRTAAADLKLGANFKLTSATNSNDNVAKVTASESALKGDYAIEVDSLAKAHVMRLEGSSGTIGTALQGTITIYNENLKTEDKSLSINIDTSDNPEATYEDVMKQIANAINSKDAGVTASVIETEAGKTSLVLTSAETGEAHSIQFDNSVTGPDGSKVTIKDESGIFNAISAKNADNQPIGFVQAQQAENAVFTVNGVSVTRSTNTVSDVIQGVTISLVARGETTVNVARDADKVADKVKAFVDAYNDVMKTIRDNTRKLDSNATTKNLQGDSTLRSLQSALSDWSVRRVDGTIDGYHLLSDIGIEADKGVTVGSSMTGQLSFNRELFIEKFNENPEAVFHMFGHDDTSDANRDGFARIFDEALPSWTSSVDGIIQGRIKGYDSQISDTKERIERLENSLLRKEEQLKRQFTAMEVALSQLQSQQAWMTSQLASLSTSYY; encoded by the coding sequence ATGAGCTTTAGTTTAAGCGGACTTGCCTCCGGCCTTGATACAGCTACACTGATTAAACAGTTGGTCGAGCTGGAGAAACAACCGATTTATCGCGAAGAAGCGAGGGTAAAGACCTTTACCAGTCAACAGAGTGTATTCCGCAACATCAACACAAAGCTGATGACCTTGCGTACCGCGGCGGCCGATTTGAAGCTGGGCGCCAACTTCAAGCTTACTTCTGCGACGAATTCGAATGACAATGTTGCGAAAGTGACAGCTTCCGAATCTGCCTTAAAGGGCGATTACGCGATTGAAGTGGATTCACTTGCGAAAGCACATGTGATGCGATTGGAAGGGAGTTCCGGAACGATTGGTACTGCTCTTCAAGGTACAATAACCATTTATAACGAGAATTTGAAGACAGAAGACAAATCGTTAAGCATTAACATTGATACGTCTGATAATCCAGAAGCTACATATGAAGATGTGATGAAGCAAATCGCCAATGCCATCAATAGTAAAGATGCAGGGGTTACAGCTTCAGTCATTGAAACAGAGGCCGGAAAGACCAGCCTTGTGCTGACATCTGCAGAAACTGGCGAAGCCCACAGTATCCAGTTTGACAATAGTGTAACCGGACCAGATGGCTCAAAGGTGACCATTAAAGATGAGAGCGGTATTTTCAATGCTATTAGTGCGAAAAATGCAGATAACCAGCCAATCGGTTTCGTCCAAGCGCAACAAGCTGAGAATGCTGTATTCACAGTGAACGGCGTTTCGGTTACAAGAAGCACGAACACGGTATCCGACGTTATTCAAGGCGTCACGATTAGCTTGGTAGCCAGGGGAGAAACCACTGTTAATGTAGCAAGGGATGCGGATAAAGTTGCGGATAAAGTGAAAGCTTTTGTCGACGCCTACAACGACGTCATGAAGACGATTCGTGACAATACGAGGAAGCTGGACAGCAACGCCACAACGAAGAACTTGCAAGGCGATTCGACACTCCGTTCTCTGCAATCTGCACTATCGGATTGGAGTGTTCGTAGAGTGGATGGAACAATAGATGGATACCACCTATTGTCGGATATAGGCATTGAAGCGGATAAGGGCGTAACAGTTGGCAGCAGCATGACGGGCCAATTAAGCTTCAACCGGGAACTTTTTATCGAGAAGTTCAATGAAAACCCCGAAGCAGTCTTTCATATGTTCGGTCATGATGACACTTCGGATGCCAACAGAGACGGTTTTGCCAGAATCTTTGACGAAGCCTTGCCTAGTTGGACAAGCTCAGTCGATGGAATTATTCAAGGCCGGATCAAGGGCTACGATTCGCAAATTAGTGATACCAAGGAAAGAATAGAGAGGCTGGAAAATTCGTTGCTTCGCAAGGAAGAACAGTTGAAGCGGCAATTTACAGCGATGGAGGTCGCGCTTTCACAACTACAAAGCCAACAAGCTTGGATGACCAGCCAGTTGGCATCACTTTCGACTTCATATTATTAG
- the fliS gene encoding flagellar export chaperone FliS, whose protein sequence is MNPQHAGYQAYKKNKYETASPHKLISLLYTACLQNGNRAKQALVEGKKEEAHTAILKMQDIVYELIACLNEEQGGELSQNLKRIYLYVIDRLVEANLQKTVEPIEEVIELIESIRSAWEQIGKDIHMGLASNGTSV, encoded by the coding sequence ATGAATCCGCAGCATGCCGGATATCAGGCATATAAGAAAAATAAATACGAAACGGCATCCCCGCACAAATTGATTTCATTGCTGTATACCGCATGTTTGCAGAACGGAAATCGAGCCAAACAAGCGCTGGTCGAAGGGAAAAAAGAGGAAGCGCACACGGCCATTTTGAAAATGCAGGACATTGTCTACGAACTGATTGCTTGTCTGAATGAGGAACAAGGTGGAGAGCTTTCTCAAAATTTAAAGCGAATTTATCTGTATGTCATTGATCGTCTTGTCGAGGCAAACCTGCAAAAAACGGTTGAACCTATTGAAGAGGTCATAGAGTTGATTGAATCGATTCGCAGTGCTTGGGAGCAAATCGGCAAAGACATTCATATGGGGCTGGCATCCAATGGCACAAGCGTCTGA
- a CDS encoding flagellin N-terminal helical domain-containing protein yields MSMYINTNVSAINSHRNLSFNNTQMGKTMEKLSSGYRINRAADDAAGLAISEKMRFQINGYNQAMRNAQDGISLLQTAEGALTEVHSMLQRMNTLANQASTGTYQDEDRSNLQLEVTQLLAEINNIAGSTTFNGVQLLNTASGTVTFQIGALDSNTLQANLADMRTDALGLSGINISTQSGASAALSIIQSAINTVSTTRAEFGAVQNRLEHTINNLGVTAENLAASESRIRNADMAKEMTEFTRNQILVQAGTAMLAQANAVPQGVLRLLG; encoded by the coding sequence ATGTCGATGTACATCAACACAAACGTAAGCGCGATCAACTCGCATCGCAACCTGTCGTTCAACAACACACAAATGGGTAAAACCATGGAAAAACTTTCTTCCGGTTACCGGATCAACCGTGCTGCTGATGACGCAGCTGGCTTGGCTATCTCCGAGAAGATGCGTTTCCAAATCAACGGCTACAACCAAGCAATGCGGAATGCGCAAGACGGTATTTCCTTGCTGCAGACAGCTGAAGGTGCGCTGACTGAAGTTCATTCCATGCTGCAGCGTATGAACACGCTGGCAAACCAAGCGTCTACAGGTACTTATCAGGATGAAGATCGTTCGAATCTTCAACTTGAAGTTACGCAGCTTCTTGCTGAGATTAATAACATTGCCGGATCCACTACATTCAATGGTGTTCAGCTTCTGAACACAGCAAGCGGAACTGTAACATTCCAAATTGGCGCGTTGGATTCCAACACTCTTCAAGCTAACCTAGCCGATATGAGAACGGATGCATTGGGACTGAGTGGCATTAACATTTCTACTCAATCCGGTGCTAGCGCTGCACTGTCTATCATTCAAAGTGCCATTAATACCGTGTCGACGACTCGTGCTGAGTTTGGTGCGGTGCAGAACCGACTGGAACACACAATCAACAACCTGGGTGTAACAGCTGAGAACCTGGCTGCATCCGAATCCCGTATCCGTAATGCCGACATGGCGAAGGAAATGACGGAATTCACTCGCAACCAAATCTTGGTTCAAGCGGGAACAGCTATGCTGGCTCAAGCAAATGCTGTACCACAAGGTGTGCTGAGACTTCTCGGCTAA